In Phocoena sinus isolate mPhoSin1 chromosome 10, mPhoSin1.pri, whole genome shotgun sequence, a single genomic region encodes these proteins:
- the ELK3 gene encoding ETS domain-containing protein Elk-3 isoform X1, producing MESAITLWQFLLQLLLDQKHEHLICWTSNDGEFKLLKAEEVAKLWGLRKNKTNMNYDKLSRALRYYYDKNIIKKVIGQKFVYKFVSFPEILKMDPHAVEISRESLLLQDSECKAPPESREAHRHGLSALKSASRNEYIHSGLYSSFTINSLQNPPESLKAIKTEKLEEPPEDSPPVEEVRTVIRFVTNKTDKHISRPVVSLPSTSEAFLASSVSAKISSLMLPNAAASISSASPSSSRSPSLSPNSPLPSEHRSLFLEAACHDSDSLEPLNLSSGSKTRSPSLPPKAKKPKGLEISAPPLVLSGTDIGSIALNSPALPSGSLTPAFFTAQTPNGLLLTPSPLLSSIHFWSSLSPVAPLSPARLQGPNTLFQRLPLCIHLAISPLNCGPSRGHLVCCGVRLACSTFLGTQ from the exons ATGGAGAGTGCAATCACGCTGTGGCAGTTCCTGTTGCAGTTGCTGCTGGACCAGAAACATGAGCACCTGATCTGCTGGACCTCCAACGATGGTGAATTCAAGCTCCTCAAAGCAGAAGAAGTGGCCAAGCTGTGGGGACTccggaaaaacaaaacaaacatgaaCTACGACAAGCTGAGCAGAGCCCTGCGATACTATTATGACAAG AACATCATCAAGAAGGTGATCGGGCAGAAGTTTGTGTATAAATTCGTCTCTTTCCCGGAGATACTGAAAATGGACCCTCACGCGGTGGAGATCAGCCGGGAGAGCCTTTTGCTGCAGGACAGCGAGTGCAAGGCGCCCCCCGAGAGCCGCGAGGCCCACAGACACGGCCTGTCCGCCCTCAAGAGCGCCAGCCGCAACGAGTACATCCACTCGGGCCTGTACTCGTCCTTCACCATCAACTCCCTGCAGAACCCACCCGAGTCCCTCAAGGCCATCAAGACGGAGAAACTGGAGGAGCCTCCGGAAGACAGCCCTCCCGTGGAAGAAGTCAGGACTGTCATCAGGTTTGTGACCAACAAAACCGACAAGCACATCAGCAGGCCCGTGGTGTCCCTGCCCTCCACGTCGGAGGCCTTCCTGGCCTCGTCCGTCTCCGCCAAGATCTCCTCGTTAATGTTGCCAAACGCCGCCGCCAGCATCTCGTCTGCCTCACCCTCCTCCTCTCGGTCCCCGTCCCTGTCCCCGAACTCGCCCCTCCCCTCCGAACACAGAAGCCTCTTCCTGGAGGCCGCCTGCCATGACTCGGATTCCCTAGAGCCCTTGAACCTGTCATCGGGCTCCAAGACCAGGTCTCCATCTCTTCCCCCAAAGGCCAAAAAACCCAAAGGCTTGGAAATCTCCGCGCCCCCGCTGGTGCTCTCCGGCACCGATATCGGCTCCATCGCCCTCAACAGCCCGGCCCTTCCCTCGGGATCCCTCACCCCAGCCTTCTTCACCGCCCAG ACACCAAATGGATTGCTTCTGACCCCGAGCCCACTGCTGTCCAGCATACATTTCTGGAGCAGCCTTAGTCCAGTTGCTCCACTGAGTCCTGCCCGGCTGCAAGGGCCAAACACGCTGTTCCAG CGCTTGCCACTTTGTATTCATCTCGCAATCTCCCCACTAAACTGTGGGCCCTCAAGAGGCCATCTTGTTTGCTGTGGTGTGCGCCTGGCATGTAGCACAtttcttggcacacagtaa
- the ELK3 gene encoding ETS domain-containing protein Elk-3 isoform X2 produces MESAITLWQFLLQLLLDQKHEHLICWTSNDGEFKLLKAEEVAKLWGLRKNKTNMNYDKLSRALRYYYDKNIIKKVIGQKFVYKFVSFPEILKMDPHAVEISRESLLLQDSECKAPPESREAHRHGLSALKSASRNEYIHSGLYSSFTINSLQNPPESLKAIKTEKLEEPPEDSPPVEEVRTVIRFVTNKTDKHISRPVVSLPSTSEAFLASSVSAKISSLMLPNAAASISSASPSSSRSPSLSPNSPLPSEHRSLFLEAACHDSDSLEPLNLSSGSKTRSPSLPPKAKKPKGLEISAPPLVLSGTDIGSIALNSPALPSGSLTPAFFTAQTPNGLLLTPSPLLSSIHFWSSLSPVAPLSPARLQGPNTLFQFPTLLNGHMPVPIPSLDRAASPVLLSSNSQKS; encoded by the exons ATGGAGAGTGCAATCACGCTGTGGCAGTTCCTGTTGCAGTTGCTGCTGGACCAGAAACATGAGCACCTGATCTGCTGGACCTCCAACGATGGTGAATTCAAGCTCCTCAAAGCAGAAGAAGTGGCCAAGCTGTGGGGACTccggaaaaacaaaacaaacatgaaCTACGACAAGCTGAGCAGAGCCCTGCGATACTATTATGACAAG AACATCATCAAGAAGGTGATCGGGCAGAAGTTTGTGTATAAATTCGTCTCTTTCCCGGAGATACTGAAAATGGACCCTCACGCGGTGGAGATCAGCCGGGAGAGCCTTTTGCTGCAGGACAGCGAGTGCAAGGCGCCCCCCGAGAGCCGCGAGGCCCACAGACACGGCCTGTCCGCCCTCAAGAGCGCCAGCCGCAACGAGTACATCCACTCGGGCCTGTACTCGTCCTTCACCATCAACTCCCTGCAGAACCCACCCGAGTCCCTCAAGGCCATCAAGACGGAGAAACTGGAGGAGCCTCCGGAAGACAGCCCTCCCGTGGAAGAAGTCAGGACTGTCATCAGGTTTGTGACCAACAAAACCGACAAGCACATCAGCAGGCCCGTGGTGTCCCTGCCCTCCACGTCGGAGGCCTTCCTGGCCTCGTCCGTCTCCGCCAAGATCTCCTCGTTAATGTTGCCAAACGCCGCCGCCAGCATCTCGTCTGCCTCACCCTCCTCCTCTCGGTCCCCGTCCCTGTCCCCGAACTCGCCCCTCCCCTCCGAACACAGAAGCCTCTTCCTGGAGGCCGCCTGCCATGACTCGGATTCCCTAGAGCCCTTGAACCTGTCATCGGGCTCCAAGACCAGGTCTCCATCTCTTCCCCCAAAGGCCAAAAAACCCAAAGGCTTGGAAATCTCCGCGCCCCCGCTGGTGCTCTCCGGCACCGATATCGGCTCCATCGCCCTCAACAGCCCGGCCCTTCCCTCGGGATCCCTCACCCCAGCCTTCTTCACCGCCCAG ACACCAAATGGATTGCTTCTGACCCCGAGCCCACTGCTGTCCAGCATACATTTCTGGAGCAGCCTTAGTCCAGTTGCTCCACTGAGTCCTGCCCGGCTGCAAGGGCCAAACACGCTGTTCCAG